The DNA region TGGCTTCTTCCCACCATCAATGTCATTTTGTGTTCCATCGCTCTGGTTTTTAATGATTCCATTAATGTTTTGACATCTTCAATGATTACATGTAAAGAGTCGCGCATCTGAAGGGCAACAGCCGTGTCAATACAATCTGAACTGGTCATACCATAATGAACCCACCTGCTCTCTTCTCCAAGGCTGTCTGCCACGCTCGTTAAAAATGCAATGACATCGTGACGGGTGACTTTTTCAATTTCATCAATACGGTCAATATTGAACTTGGCATTCTTAACGATTTTTTCACAATCACTATTTGGAATGAGTCCTAATTTGTTCCATGCTTTGGTTGCGGCTTTCTCGACCCTAAGCCATGCGTCGTATTTTGCCTCAATGGTCCAATGCTTTTTCATCTCTTCTCGTGCGTAGCGCTCTACCATTCTCATTCCTTGTCTATTTGTGATTTTTATGTGATAAAATACGGTGAATTTATCTGTAAATTCGTGTTTGATATGATTTTTTATTTTAACAATTTCGGACTAAAAAAGGGTTGAATTTTGGCGTATACTTTGAAAAAGTTTGTTCTTGAAAAACCAACACTTGCCTTTCGCTTCTTAATGGACACCTTTGAAATCAGTATGGGCGAAGCGCAAAAAATAGTGGATAAACGAAGAGTTTTTGTGGAAGGTGAGCAGCTCCTCAAAAAATCATCTTTGATTGTTGGTACTATTAGCGTGGTTGTTTTTGAAGGAGAATCTAAAGGTCTTCAACCTGTTTTTGAGACAGAAGACTTTGCCGTTTTTGAAAAACCTAGTGGTGTGATGATTCATCCTCGAAAACGCAGTGACGGGTATACTTTAAACGATGAAATCAAATCGTTGTATGGGAAAGATGCGAATGCGGCTCACCGTATTGATAAAAGTACGAGTGGTTTAGTGTTGGTGGGCAAACATAAGCAGGCGGAAATCGAGCTCAAACGTATCTTTGCGACAAGGCACGTTCAAAAGAGTTATTTGGCTTTGGTGCATGGAAAAATTGACGATGTTCTGATGATTGATGAAAAACTGAAGCGCGATGTTGAAACAAGTCAAATTCGACTTAAAGTCCATGTGGATGAAAGAGGTAAGGCGTCACAAACAAAAATAACGCCCCTTGGCTATTTTGCAGACAAAGATGCAACATTGGTTGAAGCGATTCCCTATACCGGAAGGCAGCATCAGATTCGTGTTCATTTGTTCCACGTGAAACATCACATTGTTGGTGATCCAATATATGGAATAGATGAAGAAGATGCAGAGAGATACTTAGAGGGTTCTATGAGCGCAGAAGAACAACTTGAAATAACACAAAGTTCACGCCTTCTTTTGCATGCCCAAACGTTAGCATTTGAGTATAAGGGAATTCCTTATAAAATAGAATCACAGGTTGATGCAAAAACACTGTTTTACAATTTAATGAAAGGATAACAATGAAAACAATTATATTAGATGGTCTTAGAGCCGCCCCAAGTAAGGTGGTCTGTGTTGGGAGAAATTATGTTGCGCACATTAAAGAGTTAAATAACGAAGTTCCTACTTCAATGGTTTTGTTTATGAAGCCTAACGCTGCTTTAAGTAGTGAGCTGATAACTGGCAAACAAACACCACTTCATTATGAAGGTGAAATCTCTTTTTTAATCAAAAAAGGAGCCATTGCTGCTGTTGGGTTTGGGCTTGATTTGACTAACCGTGAACTCCAAAGTGAGCTTAAAGGAAAAGGGCTACCTTGGGAGCGTGCAAAGGCTTTTGACGGTGCTGCTGTTATGAGCCCGTTTGTCAGTATTGATGCGTTGGATGTTAATTTACTCTCGATGCAATTGTGGATTAATGATGTGTTAGTTCAAGAGGGAAACATTGACCTGATGATCTATAAACCACTCACAGTTATTGAAGAAATTAACTCCTTTTCGACACTGATTGATAACGATATCGTAATGAGTGGAACGCCTAAAGGTGTTGGTAGTTATGTTAAGGGTGATAAATTTGTTGGAAAGATTTTTATTGCTGATCGAGAGATTATCTCTCAGGAATGGATAGCTAAATAACCTCAAAGAGCTTTACATGTAAAGCTCTTACTTCTCTTTTAGAAAGAGGACTTTAATCAGTCCTCCTACTCCTACGATCACAACGATTATTAAAAAACCAACTTGAAATATGTCAAGCGTTGTCATTATTTTTTTCCTTATCTTTAAGCTGCCCACATGCGGCGCTGATATCTAAGCCTTTGGATTGACGAATGGTACACAGTACTCCATGATTGACAAGATACTGTTGAAACGCTATCATATCTTTTTCTAACGGGCGAGCAAATTCGCTTCCAACATGCGGATTGAAATAGATGAGATTAACTTTCGATTTTATGCCATGTAGGAGCTTCACTAGCTTGCGAGCACTCTTTTGGTCATCATTGACTCCTTTCATAACCAAGTATTCAAACATGACCCGTTTACGTGCGTCTATAGGGAATGCTTTAACAGCATTGATGATGGACTCAATATTATAGGCTTTATTGATCGGCATCAGCGTTTGTCTTAGTTCATCATCTACCGCATGCAATGAAATTGCTAACAAAACACCCAACTCCATTAACCCTAGTTTTTCGATTTGTGAACTAAGCCCGCTGGTTGAAATGGTTTGCCTGCGAGGTGAGATAGAAAGGCCATCAATATCCGTAAAAATACGCACAGCCTTGCTCACGTTAGCTAAATTATCCAGTGGCTCACCCATCCCCATATAAACGATATTGACACGTCTATTCTCGGCGATAGCATTGTCTCTTTTGATCATGAGAATTTGCGATGTTATCTCTCCAGCTGTTAGGTTGCGTTTAAAACCACTTTTCCCCGTGAGACAAAACGCACATCCAATTTTACAGCCCACTTGAGAGGAGATACAAATCGTATAGCGTGTATGGCGAATTAGCTTTCCATCTTCATCATTTTGTTCTTGCTTCATAGGCAAAAGAACCGATTCGATAGTGTTGCCATCTTTGAGTGCAAAAAGATATTTTTTACTACCATCCCTACTCTCTTCAACTTTAGCGATGATAAGAGGATCTAAATAGTACTGTGCTTCAAGCTGATCTTTGAGCTCTTTGGGAAGATTTTTCATCTCATCAAAGGAATTGACGTATTTTTGATATAACCATTGATAAATTTGTTTCGCTCTAAAAGAGGGTTTGATAATTTCCGATAACTCTTCTTTTGATAGATCGAATATATTCTGTTTTTCCATAATACCTCAAATTTTCATATTTTTTTCTACATGTAATGTAATGAGTTCTTTTGCTTGCGCATGATTGTGTATAAAATCACGATGGGCATTTTCATCGCAATAATTGGTCACAACAAAAAGACCAGAACAGGGAATATGGAAGTGATTAGCGACACTCACTACAGAAAAAAATTCCATATTTTCTAGGTCAATATTTTTTTCAATCATTTTATGTGCCAATGTGATATCTGTGGTAATGTAATTACTTGAATTGACAATAGGCGACGGATATATTGTTCCACGTGAAACATGAACCTTCTCAACATCGATGGAATTTTGTAAAGTTGTGTAACATTTGTTCTGCAAAAAACAGAGTTCAATATTCGCAGCACTATGACTATGCACAAGATCAAAAGGCTGATATTTACCATAGCTTCCAGCAGTTCCTACAAAAAATAAAAAAGCAGGTTTCTCTTCTAGAATAAGTTTGGTTAGCGTGATGGCACTTTCGATAAGTCCAACACCAATAGGTTTGGCAAAATCGAATGTTTCATTTCTCCCCGCACAAAGAATCATAACCGTACTGCAATTCCCTCATGCGCGAGGTAATGTTTAAGATCCATAATATCAATCTCTTTAAAGTGAAAAATGGAAGCGGCAAGAGCCGCATCGGCACCATTGACAAAGGCATCTTTAATATGCTCCATCGTCCCTGCCCCACCACTGGCAATCACAGGAATATCCAGCATAGTGCTCATTTGCGAAGTAAGTGGAATGTCATAGCCATTTTTAGCACCATCACAATCCATGGAGGTAAGAAGGATTTCTCCCGCACCTCTTTCTTGAACCTCTTTTGCCCATTCAAGAGCGTCTATTCCTGTATCGATTCTTCCACCATTAACAAAGACATGCCACGAATCCTCTGTGCGTTTAGCATCAATAGCGACGACAATGCACTGTGAACCAAAACGTTTGGATGATTCATCGATAAAAAGAGGATTGGCAATGGCTGGAGAGTTGATACTCACTTTATCGCATCCTACATGTAAAAGAGTGTAAATATCATCGAGGGTTCGGATACCTCCGCCAACAGTGAGTGGAATAAACACTTCACGTGCAACTTTCTCAACGATATCAACAATCGTTCCTCTACCTTCATGACTGGCTGTAATATCTAGAAATGTGAGCTCATCTGCGCCTTCTTCATTGTACCGTTTTGCAATTTCAACAGGATCCCCTGCATCTTTAAGTCCAACAAAATTAACACCCTTAACCACACGTCCATTTTTGACATCCAGACAAGGGATAATACGTTTAGCAAAATGCTCCATAAGGCTCTCTTTTTAGATAAATATTAAGTTAAAATGATAGCGCAAGAATTAAAAAAAACTTCTGAAAAGTAAGATTAAATCTGTATATAACTCTTTTATAAGTAAAGATTAGCTACAATCAGTGAAAGTTTAAAGAATAGGGTACAAATTGATAGAGGCAAAAAAGAAATTTGGCCAAAATTTTTTAAAAGATACAACGGTTGTAAACAAAATCATCCAATCGATGCCCCGAAATGAGCGAAAGCTTGTTGAAATTGGGCCTGGCTTAGGTGATTTGACGCAAGAGCTATTAAAGGTGAAAGCCTTAGTAGCATATGAAGTCGATGAAGACTTGTGCGTTTATTTGAGAAAAAAATATTCGACGAAAATCGATGAGGGTGAGTTTACATTGGTGCAAACTGATGTTTTGAAGCAATTTGAAAAAGGATCTCTTTGTGAAGAGCCTTATGATTTAGTTGCAAACTTGCCCTATTACATCGCTACGACTATTATTTTGGAAGCCTTGGAAGATCCAAATTGTAAATCAATGACGGTCATGATCCAAAAAGAGGTGGCAGAAAAATTTGCTGCGCTTCCAAAAACAAAAGAGTTTACCTCTTTAGCGATTTTGGCACAAAGTATTGGGACGGCTACAATACTTTTTGATGTATCTCCAGAATCGTTTGAACCACAACCTAAAGTGGTGTCGTCTATTCTCAAAATTGACAAACAAAAAGAGTTTGTTGAAGGAAAATTCTCTGGCATTTTTGAATCCAACGAACAGTTGCAAAAATTTAAAAAATATTTGCGATGTTCATTTCAAAGTCCAAGAAAAACTTGGTTGAAAAATATTTCATCTGAGTTTGATAAATCGTATGTAGAAAACGTTATGTACGACCAATCCCTTCCCATAACAATTCGTCCTCACGAAATTAGCGTCTTGTCTCATCATCTACTATTTAAAACATTAAGGTTGAATGATGCAAGAAAACGAAGTAACGCAACAACAGAACAGTAACGAAACCCCTAAAGAGAAGACACCAAATCCTACAGGGCATCCAAAACAATCGTCTCACGCTAACGCTAAAAAACAGGTGAGCCAAAATCCACAAAATGGTGAGGTTAAAGAGCCTACCGCTGAAGCAGGTGAGAAAAAACCACGAAATAATCGAAGACGAAAAGGCAATAAATCTCCAGCTGCCTCAATTGAGGGTAACGAGCTTTGGCAACGCGATATGAAAAAAGCGATTGAAGCCAATCAAAAAATGCACAAAGATAGGCTTAATCGTTCTAATTTGATTGATCAAACCTCTAAAGGTAAGATTAAAATTACACCGCTTGGTGGATTGGGCGAGATTGGTGGAAATATTTGTGTTTTTGAAACCGATACCTCTGCAATAGTCCTTGATGTCGGTATGAGTTTTCCTAGTGAAGATATGCATGGTGTCGATATTTTGGTTCCAGATTTCAGTTACTTGCGACAAATTAAGAAAAAAATAGCTGGAATTATTATTTCACATGCACATGAAGATCATATTGGTGCCGTTTCATATCTCTTTAAAGAGATGCAATTTCCACTTTATGCCACCCCTCTTCCTCTTGGAATGCTGGCTAATAAATTCGATGAGCATGGACTAAAGGCTTATAAAAAGTATTTTAGACCTGTTGAAAAACGTAAAATCTATAAAATTGGTGAATTTGAAATTGAATGGATTCATATTACCCACTCGATTATAGACGCCTCTTCCCTTGCAATTACAACAGAAGCAGGAACGATCATCCATACGGGAGATTTTAAAATAGATCACACCCCTATTGATGGCTTTGTTACCGATCTTAACCGTTTCGCCGCTTACGGTGAAAAAGGTGTTTTATGTTTGATGAGTGATAGTACTAACTCGTATAAAGAGGGAATTACACGTAGTGAAAGTACTGTTGGTAAGACCTTTGATTCTATTTTTGCAAAAGCAAAAGGTCGAGTTATTATGTCAACCTTCTCTTCTAATATCCACAGAGTGTATCAAGCCATTGATTATGGGTTAAAATATGGTAGAAAAGTTTCAGTTATTGGTCGTTCAATGGAGCGAAATCTTTTTACTGCAATTGAACTTGGTTATATACAACTCGATAAAAGTATTTTTATTGATCCGCATGAGGTTAATAAATATCCAGATAAAGATGTTCTTATTGTTACAACGGGAAGCCAAGGTGAAACTATGAGTGCACTTTATAGGATGGCAACCGATGAGCATCGCCATGTAAAAATTAAGTCAACTGATCAGATTATTATTTCAGCTAAAGCAATCCCTGGAAATGAAGGCAGTGTTTCTAAAGTTCTTAATTTTTTACTTAAAAGTGGTGCTAACGTAGCGTACCAAGACTTTAGTGAAATTCACGTGAGTGGGCATGCTGCACAAGAAGAGCAAAAGCTCATTTTACGCTTGGTCAAACCACGATTTTTCCTTCCCGTACATGGAGAATACAATCACATTACAAAGCATAAAGAGACAGCAATGCAGTGTGGAATTCCTGAGCGAAATATTGTATTAATGAGCGATGGCGATCAAATCGAAGTTTGCGCAAAATATATGAAAAAAATCAAAACAGTTAAAACAGGTAAAGTATTTATTGACAATCAGATCAATGAACAAATTGCGGATGACGTTGTCATCGATCGTCAGAAACTAGCTGATTCTGGTCTTGTAATGTTAGTGATTCAGTTAGATAAAGGTGAGCACAAACTCATCTGTAAACCAAAAATTATTAGTTATGGATTAGTTCCTGATAAAGATGATAAAGCCTTCTCCATTGAAATGGAAGGGGTCATTGATCAATTTGTACTTAATGCTAAAGCAGAACTTTTGGAAAATACAAGAGCTTTGGAAAATGAGATACGTCAAGTTGTGCGAAAGCATATATATAGACAAATGAAAAAATATCCAACGATCGTTCCAACGATCTTTATGATGTAGGAAATGGTATGGAAGATTTTAAAGCCATAGCCAAAGAAGTGTTAGAACTTGAAGCGAAAGAGCTACTTAATGCCGCTGGGATGATTGGTAATGAAATAGGAGTAGCAACAAACTTAATTGCTAACATAAAAGGCAAATTGATCGTAACAGGTGTGGGGAAAAGTGGACTGATTGGAGCAAAAATTGCTGCAACACTTGCCAGCACAGGTACCAGTAGTTTTTTCTTGCATCCCACTGAAGCTATGCATGGTGATCTTGGGATGGTTGGAAAAGACGATGCTGTGCTTGCCATTAGCTACAGTGGTGAGAGTGAAGAACTTATTAAAATATTACCACACATTAAGCGTTTTGATATCCCACTTATCGGAATGGCACGTTCTCGTGAGTCCTCTTTAGGACATTATAGCGACGTCTTTTTGCCATTATATATCGAAAAAGAAGCATGTCCATTGGATGCCGCACCAACTTGCTCTACGACACTCACACTTGCCCTTGGTGATGCGTTAGCTGTTTGCTTGATGAAGAAGAAAAACTTTCAAAAAGAGGATTTTGCTTCATTTCATCCAGGTGGAAGCCTAGGTAAGCGTTTGTTTATTAAAGTCAAAGATTTGATGCTCACTAAGGAGCTCCCTATCATTCATGAAACAACCAAACTTAAAGAGGCTATCCTTAAAATGAGCGAGGGAAGACTTGGAAATGTGCTTATTACCGATCAAAATAATCATTTGATCGCCATTTTGAGTGATGGCGACTTACGCCGCGCATTGATGCGAGATGATTTTAGTATGGATGCAACGGCATATGAATATGCAACAAAAAGTCCTAAAAAACTGGACGATGAGACGCTTTTAGCCAGTGATGCTTTGACGTTTATCGAAAAGTATAAAATACAACTGGTCGCCATCACTGATAAAGTCGGTGTGCTTAAAGGGGTGTTACATATCCACGATTTAGTGGAAGCAGGAATAAAATAAATGGAATTAATGAGACTGAATAAAATGATTTCGCATAACACGCACTATTCAAGGCGTGAGGCGGATGAACTCATCAAAGCAGGGCATGTAAAGGTGGATGGCGTTGTTGTCCAAGACCTTTCAACACAGGTGAGTTTTAAAAACAAAATCGAATTGGGTGGTAAAGCCCTTTTTGAAAAGCACGGGTATTCCGTGATTGTGTATCACAAACAAAAAGGTGAGTTAGTGAGCAAAAAAGATGACAGAGGTCGTAGAACCATCTACGATACATTACCTGCGCAATTTGGTCATTACCTCAGTGTAGGAAGACTCGATTTTGCCAGTGAAGGTTTATTGCTTCTGTGTGATTCTCCATCAGTCGTTTCTGCTTTAATGCACGGCGATTTAGAGCGTGTGTATTATGTTAAGATCAACGGTATGATTACTCCTGCCATGGAAAAAGCGATGCAAGAAGGTCTTTTCCTTGAAAATGCACGCAAAGGTGGACATTCACACAGTGAGATTCGTTCCATGGAGTTTGCACCATTCGTTTCGTACCGTATTATCAAAAATAATCCAACGTTTTCAACGATTAAAGTGACTATTAATGAAGGTAAAAACCGAGAGCTCAGACGTTTCTTTGGTTACTTTGACGTGGATGTTGTTGACCTCAAACGCGTGAGTTATGGCAAAGTTGATTTAGGCATGCTCCGACCCGGTAAACACCGTTATTTTGATGGTGGTGAATATAGTGCACTTAGAGATTATCTTGAATATATCAAAAAAGACAACGACAAAATTACAGTAGTGGATGAGGACAACGAGGACGATGATCAATAACTTTGCCCTCTTCTTTCGCCCTAAGGTGATTGAAGAGTTAGCGGGGCAAAAACATCTCAGTGGTGCAAGTAGTCCTTTTCGGAAGCTATTAAAATCAGGTTCGATGAGCCATGCTCTCTTCTTTGGACCAGCGGGTGTTGGTAAAACAACGTTAGCGCGTATTGTCGCTAACGAGTTACAGCTTCCTTTTTATGAGTTAGATGCAACCAGTGTGAAAGTAGATGAGATTCGCAAAATTCTCTCCCAACACCGAGGTTCACTTCAAAAACCGCTTATTTTCATTGATGAAATTCACCGTCTCTCTAAAACTCAACAAGAAGTCCTTTTATTACCGATGGAAAACCATGAAGCGATTATTATTGGCGCTTCCACTGAAAACCCTTACTTTGTTCTTAGTTCTGGCATACGTTCGCGTATGATGCTCTTTGAATTCTATCCGCTTGATGAAGACGATCTCAAAGCGATTATTAAACGGGTTCGTGAAACAATCACGTTTGAGATAGATGAAGAGGCTATAGCGTATTTGATCAGTTCCAGTGCAGGCGATAGCAGAGCTCTGTTAAATTTACTTGAATTTGCGCTCAAAGTCGATTTACATGTAACGATAGAAACGCTTAAAAATTTGCGCCCCAGTGCCTTAAAAGATGGTGTTAGTTCGGATAACACGCATTATAATTTGATTAGCGCAATGATCAAAAGTGTGAGAGGCTCAGACGTAGATGCGGCTCTTTATTATCTGGCGCGTCTCATTGATGGCGGAGAGAGCCCTGATTTCATCGCTAGACGACTTGTAATTCTTGCAAGTGAAGATATTGGCAATGCCAACCCTAACGCGCTTAATTTGGCTTCTAGCACGCTTTTAAGCGTGAGTAAAATTGGTTATCCAGAAGCACGTATCATTTTATCGCAATGTTTGATCTATCTTGCCTGTAGTCCCAAGTCTAACAGTGCTTATTTGGCAATTAATAATGCATTAGAGTATGTGAAAAACGAAAAAGGATTGAAAGTTCCAGCTCATCTCAAAAGCCCTTCACCCAAAGGGTATCTGTATCCGCATGACTTTGGTGGTTGGGTAGAACAAAAATATTTAGAGAAGCCTCTACATTTTTATGATAATTTGTCGATAGGGTATGAGAAAACACTTTCTGAGTGGCTGGTGAAAATTAAAACAAAAGATAACAAACAATCGTAAAAAGGTGCATACCATGATAGGGATATTGTAATGGATATTTCTACTACTTCTCTTCTTGCAAATCAACTGCAAACCCTTGATCCAAAAGCGATTGCCAAAGAAAATGCCACAAAAATTATTCAAGAGAGTGCGGATATCCCTCTTTCGATTACAGCCCAAAAAACTACGACAACGCCTAATAATGCCCAAGAAGTCATTGGCCAATTGCTTGGAAGTGCTGTGAGTGAAGCTAAATCTAAAAGTGCTATTTTTGAGATATTACAGAACAATCAGCTTTTCAAAAATATGGGGAATTTTGCAGAAGATATTAAAAATCTAAGTTCTCTTGTTAAGATGGACTCAACCATTGCAAAACCGTTAGCTCTTTTGCAGTTATTTTCAAAAAATATTGAACAGATAGATGTGAAAATGTTACAAGAACAAATTCAAAACTCTGGAATCTTTTTTGAATCAAAATTATCCAATAGTGTAACTCAAAAAGGAGTTCTAGATACGATTCAGACGTTGACTTCTGATCTTCAAGCGCACTTCAGTCAAACCAATACAAAGGCGGTCATTCCACTTTTAAAAGAGATCAATGTCATTATGGATCATTTAAATTCAACGCAAGATATCTCTTCTAAAGAGGGACAAACAAACCTTAAAGCACTTCTTGATCTTTTTCGCCAAAGTGTCAAACAGGAACTTTCCTCTGAGGGTACTTCTGTTTTTAAAGAAGTGTATCAAAATGTTCAAAAGCTTGATTA from Sulfurospirillum diekertiae includes:
- a CDS encoding KpsF/GutQ family sugar-phosphate isomerase — protein: MEDFKAIAKEVLELEAKELLNAAGMIGNEIGVATNLIANIKGKLIVTGVGKSGLIGAKIAATLASTGTSSFFLHPTEAMHGDLGMVGKDDAVLAISYSGESEELIKILPHIKRFDIPLIGMARSRESSLGHYSDVFLPLYIEKEACPLDAAPTCSTTLTLALGDALAVCLMKKKNFQKEDFASFHPGGSLGKRLFIKVKDLMLTKELPIIHETTKLKEAILKMSEGRLGNVLITDQNNHLIAILSDGDLRRALMRDDFSMDATAYEYATKSPKKLDDETLLASDALTFIEKYKIQLVAITDKVGVLKGVLHIHDLVEAGIK
- a CDS encoding RluA family pseudouridine synthase, which produces MAYTLKKFVLEKPTLAFRFLMDTFEISMGEAQKIVDKRRVFVEGEQLLKKSSLIVGTISVVVFEGESKGLQPVFETEDFAVFEKPSGVMIHPRKRSDGYTLNDEIKSLYGKDANAAHRIDKSTSGLVLVGKHKQAEIELKRIFATRHVQKSYLALVHGKIDDVLMIDEKLKRDVETSQIRLKVHVDERGKASQTKITPLGYFADKDATLVEAIPYTGRQHQIRVHLFHVKHHIVGDPIYGIDEEDAERYLEGSMSAEEQLEITQSSRLLLHAQTLAFEYKGIPYKIESQVDAKTLFYNLMKG
- a CDS encoding fumarylacetoacetate hydrolase family protein; translation: MKTIILDGLRAAPSKVVCVGRNYVAHIKELNNEVPTSMVLFMKPNAALSSELITGKQTPLHYEGEISFLIKKGAIAAVGFGLDLTNRELQSELKGKGLPWERAKAFDGAAVMSPFVSIDALDVNLLSMQLWINDVLVQEGNIDLMIYKPLTVIEEINSFSTLIDNDIVMSGTPKGVGSYVKGDKFVGKIFIADREIISQEWIAK
- a CDS encoding replication-associated recombination protein A, yielding MINNFALFFRPKVIEELAGQKHLSGASSPFRKLLKSGSMSHALFFGPAGVGKTTLARIVANELQLPFYELDATSVKVDEIRKILSQHRGSLQKPLIFIDEIHRLSKTQQEVLLLPMENHEAIIIGASTENPYFVLSSGIRSRMMLFEFYPLDEDDLKAIIKRVRETITFEIDEEAIAYLISSSAGDSRALLNLLEFALKVDLHVTIETLKNLRPSALKDGVSSDNTHYNLISAMIKSVRGSDVDAALYYLARLIDGGESPDFIARRLVILASEDIGNANPNALNLASSTLLSVSKIGYPEARIILSQCLIYLACSPKSNSAYLAINNALEYVKNEKGLKVPAHLKSPSPKGYLYPHDFGGWVEQKYLEKPLHFYDNLSIGYEKTLSEWLVKIKTKDNKQS
- a CDS encoding pseudouridine synthase, with protein sequence MRLNKMISHNTHYSRREADELIKAGHVKVDGVVVQDLSTQVSFKNKIELGGKALFEKHGYSVIVYHKQKGELVSKKDDRGRRTIYDTLPAQFGHYLSVGRLDFASEGLLLLCDSPSVVSALMHGDLERVYYVKINGMITPAMEKAMQEGLFLENARKGGHSHSEIRSMEFAPFVSYRIIKNNPTFSTIKVTINEGKNRELRRFFGYFDVDVVDLKRVSYGKVDLGMLRPGKHRYFDGGEYSALRDYLEYIKKDNDKITVVDEDNEDDDQ
- the rsmA gene encoding 16S rRNA (adenine(1518)-N(6)/adenine(1519)-N(6))-dimethyltransferase RsmA, whose protein sequence is MIEAKKKFGQNFLKDTTVVNKIIQSMPRNERKLVEIGPGLGDLTQELLKVKALVAYEVDEDLCVYLRKKYSTKIDEGEFTLVQTDVLKQFEKGSLCEEPYDLVANLPYYIATTIILEALEDPNCKSMTVMIQKEVAEKFAALPKTKEFTSLAILAQSIGTATILFDVSPESFEPQPKVVSSILKIDKQKEFVEGKFSGIFESNEQLQKFKKYLRCSFQSPRKTWLKNISSEFDKSYVENVMYDQSLPITIRPHEISVLSHHLLFKTLRLNDARKRSNATTEQ
- the hisF gene encoding imidazole glycerol phosphate synthase subunit HisF, which gives rise to MEHFAKRIIPCLDVKNGRVVKGVNFVGLKDAGDPVEIAKRYNEEGADELTFLDITASHEGRGTIVDIVEKVAREVFIPLTVGGGIRTLDDIYTLLHVGCDKVSINSPAIANPLFIDESSKRFGSQCIVVAIDAKRTEDSWHVFVNGGRIDTGIDALEWAKEVQERGAGEILLTSMDCDGAKNGYDIPLTSQMSTMLDIPVIASGGAGTMEHIKDAFVNGADAALAASIFHFKEIDIMDLKHYLAHEGIAVRL
- a CDS encoding 5'-methylthioadenosine/S-adenosylhomocysteine nucleosidase; the encoded protein is MILCAGRNETFDFAKPIGVGLIESAITLTKLILEEKPAFLFFVGTAGSYGKYQPFDLVHSHSAANIELCFLQNKCYTTLQNSIDVEKVHVSRGTIYPSPIVNSSNYITTDITLAHKMIEKNIDLENMEFFSVVSVANHFHIPCSGLFVVTNYCDENAHRDFIHNHAQAKELITLHVEKNMKI
- the rlmN gene encoding 23S rRNA (adenine(2503)-C(2))-methyltransferase RlmN; protein product: MEKQNIFDLSKEELSEIIKPSFRAKQIYQWLYQKYVNSFDEMKNLPKELKDQLEAQYYLDPLIIAKVEESRDGSKKYLFALKDGNTIESVLLPMKQEQNDEDGKLIRHTRYTICISSQVGCKIGCAFCLTGKSGFKRNLTAGEITSQILMIKRDNAIAENRRVNIVYMGMGEPLDNLANVSKAVRIFTDIDGLSISPRRQTISTSGLSSQIEKLGLMELGVLLAISLHAVDDELRQTLMPINKAYNIESIINAVKAFPIDARKRVMFEYLVMKGVNDDQKSARKLVKLLHGIKSKVNLIYFNPHVGSEFARPLEKDMIAFQQYLVNHGVLCTIRQSKGLDISAACGQLKDKEKNNDNA
- a CDS encoding ribonuclease J produces the protein MQENEVTQQQNSNETPKEKTPNPTGHPKQSSHANAKKQVSQNPQNGEVKEPTAEAGEKKPRNNRRRKGNKSPAASIEGNELWQRDMKKAIEANQKMHKDRLNRSNLIDQTSKGKIKITPLGGLGEIGGNICVFETDTSAIVLDVGMSFPSEDMHGVDILVPDFSYLRQIKKKIAGIIISHAHEDHIGAVSYLFKEMQFPLYATPLPLGMLANKFDEHGLKAYKKYFRPVEKRKIYKIGEFEIEWIHITHSIIDASSLAITTEAGTIIHTGDFKIDHTPIDGFVTDLNRFAAYGEKGVLCLMSDSTNSYKEGITRSESTVGKTFDSIFAKAKGRVIMSTFSSNIHRVYQAIDYGLKYGRKVSVIGRSMERNLFTAIELGYIQLDKSIFIDPHEVNKYPDKDVLIVTTGSQGETMSALYRMATDEHRHVKIKSTDQIIISAKAIPGNEGSVSKVLNFLLKSGANVAYQDFSEIHVSGHAAQEEQKLILRLVKPRFFLPVHGEYNHITKHKETAMQCGIPERNIVLMSDGDQIEVCAKYMKKIKTVKTGKVFIDNQINEQIADDVVIDRQKLADSGLVMLVIQLDKGEHKLICKPKIISYGLVPDKDDKAFSIEMEGVIDQFVLNAKAELLENTRALENEIRQVVRKHIYRQMKKYPTIVPTIFMM